The genomic stretch TTGGCATAATTAGTGGACAAGGCAATGGGCAATTTGCGCCCAATAAACCCTCTACTCGTGCAGAAGCTTTAACTATTGTTTTACGTGCTCTTCAAACGAATCCGGAAATTAATATGCTATTAGTATCTCAACTTTCGCAGCCTGAAATTGGCAAGTAAGCCTTGATGTAATTGGGCAAAGCGGAGATCCAGAGCTGTAGTTGACTTTTTATCATAGTGGATAGCTTTTTGCCGACTTGATTAGCGATTTCGTTCATCAATTCCACCAGTTGCTGTAAAGCCACTGCCCAGTCCAAAGAACCGACTTCATCGCATAGCAAATAAAACAGTCCACCGAGCGTCCGTTGATCGGTACTTTGCCGATGCTGCCAAGCCAGCAGAATATAACGGGAAAAGACAATCGTAGTATGGCTAATGAGCAGATCGTAGGAGCGACCTTGGAACTCTTTTTGCAGGCGCAGCAAGGATTTAGCGCATTTGAAAAAGACCTCGATGTCCCAGCGAAGAGCGTAGATTTGAATGATTTCCGGTGCCGTCAGTGTGAGATCCGTCGATAGAATCGCGAGCCACTCGTTTTTCTTGGAGCGATGGCGAACAAAGATCACGACGACTGGAATACCGGGAACCAGTTCCGTATGAATCTGACGCAAAATATTCCGTTGCTTCCCTTGGACTTGCGTTGCAGATCGGTAAAGACCTTTGAGATCGACCCGCTTGCCCTGAACGAGATATCGCTTGTTGTCGTTTTTCACCATGCCAATGACATGAAGACCTCGTTCCACCACTCGCTCGATTAAGGGCGCATGAGTGAACCAACTGTCCATGAGTACGTAAGACGCAGAAACACCCGAGGCGATGGCCCGATCCAGCAGTTCAGAAACCAGATGCGGGGCCGAAAGCAGAGCTTCTTTCCGGCGTTTGTAGCCAGTGGATCGCTTATCGATTCCCGGATGAATACCGGTCAGTCCAGCCTTCACAGAACTGAGCAGGGCGAAGTCCAGAGGGAGAAATGTATGGCCGTCCGACCAGCCTAAAGTCAGCATACGGAACCCCTTATAATAAGCACCGGTGGCGTGATCCTTGAACCGAGCGAGAAGTTCTACCGCTTTGCTGCGATTTCGTTCAAACATGGAATCGTCGACAATAAACACGGAAGTTCGTGTGACGGAGGTCAAGGTTTCGACTCGCTGAACGGTGTCACTGCTGAGAGAAGTCAAGAAACGCCGCCAAGCAAATCCGCTGTGATTAAGAAACCGGTAGACGGCATCTTTGCCAGGAAAGGCTTCACTTTTGGAACTTTCGAGCAGACGAAACCAGTTCTTCTGATGAAAGAGAAGGACAAAAACGAGCATAAATAGATGGGAACAGGTATAGCCAAAAGTCTTTTTGAATCCTGCATTTCTCAGGTGCTTCAGTACACCGAGTTCCTGAAAAGCAGGCCTCATTTCAGGTGGGAGTTGATCTAGGGACGACTTTTGCTTTATCATGGAAGGGACACCTCTTCTTTGGTTTAGTGGATCTCGACAATCTCACTTTACCAAATGAAGCGGTGTTTTTCTATATGGGCAAGATCGTTACTTAAACCAGCTTTACCTTAACACCGGATTGGAGTCAACTCGGTTTTGACTCTGCGAAAGTTGAGTTAGTATCTATTAAATAATTAATGCGACCTGCTTTTGGGTGGGACCGAGCTTGAAAATGGAACTGTAACATGCAGATTAAAAAAGCAGCTTGCT from Paenibacillus sp. FSL H8-0548 encodes the following:
- a CDS encoding transposase, with product MIKQKSSLDQLPPEMRPAFQELGVLKHLRNAGFKKTFGYTCSHLFMLVFVLLFHQKNWFRLLESSKSEAFPGKDAVYRFLNHSGFAWRRFLTSLSSDTVQRVETLTSVTRTSVFIVDDSMFERNRSKAVELLARFKDHATGAYYKGFRMLTLGWSDGHTFLPLDFALLSSVKAGLTGIHPGIDKRSTGYKRRKEALLSAPHLVSELLDRAIASGVSASYVLMDSWFTHAPLIERVVERGLHVIGMVKNDNKRYLVQGKRVDLKGLYRSATQVQGKQRNILRQIHTELVPGIPVVVIFVRHRSKKNEWLAILSTDLTLTAPEIIQIYALRWDIEVFFKCAKSLLRLQKEFQGRSYDLLISHTTIVFSRYILLAWQHRQSTDQRTLGGLFYLLCDEVGSLDWAVALQQLVELMNEIANQVGKKLSTMIKSQLQLWISALPNYIKAYLPISGCES